A stretch of Prionailurus bengalensis isolate Pbe53 chromosome E4, Fcat_Pben_1.1_paternal_pri, whole genome shotgun sequence DNA encodes these proteins:
- the PIK3C2B gene encoding phosphatidylinositol 4-phosphate 3-kinase C2 domain-containing subunit beta isoform X2, giving the protein MSSTQGNGEHWKSLESVGISRKELAMAEALQMEYDALSQLRHDKEENRAKQSTDPTLISWDEPVLDFYSKPAGRQKDLKLLRGLSGSDPTLNYNSLSPQEGLSNHSTSQGSQPGPDPWPKGSLAGDYLYIFDGSDEGLSLSPGPGDIDGSSKKLSPPPLPPRVSIWDTPPLPPRKGSPSSSKISQPNDVNTFSSVEHPPGKLLGRRILEEDEELGGGGPGRLLGPVDYDGINDAITRLNLKSTYDAEMLRDTTRGWKEGRGPLDFGKDTPGKPVARSKTMPPQVPPRTYASRYANRKNTTPGKNRRISAAPVGSRPHAVTNGHELFEVSEERDEEVAAFCHMLDILRSGSDIQDYSLTGYVWSAVTPSPEHLGDEVNLKVTVLCDSLREPLTFTCNCSSTVDLLIHQTLCYTHDELRDVDVGDFVLKPCGLEEFLQNKHALGSHEYIQYCRKFDIDIRLQLMEQKAVRSDLARTVNDDQSPSTLNYLVHLQERPVKQTISRQALSLLFDTYHNEVDAFLLADGDFPLKADRVVQSVKAICNALAAVETPEITNALNQLPPCPSRMQPKIQKDPSVLAVRENREKVVEALTAAILDLVELYCSTFNADFQTAVPGSRKHDLVQEACHFTGPLAFTVYATHRIPITWATSYEDFYLSCSLSHGGRELCSPLHTRRAHFSKYLFHLIIWDQQICFPVQVNRLPRETLLCATLYALPIPLPGSSSEANKQRRVPEALGWVTTPLFNFRQVLTCGRKLLGLWPATQENPSARWSAPNFHQPDSVILQIDFPTSAFDIKFTSPPGDKFSPRYEFGSLREEDQRVLKNIMQKESLYWLTDADKKRLWEKRYYCHSEVSSLPLVLASAPSWEWACLPDIYALLKQWTHMNHQDALGLLHATFPDQEVRRMAVQWIGSLSDAELLDYLPQLVQALKYECYLDSPLVRFLLKRAVSDLRVTHYFFWLLKDGLKDSQFSIRYQYLLAALLCCCGKGLREEFNRQCWLVNTLAKLAQQVREAAPSARQGILRTGLEEVRQFFALNGSCRLPLSPSLLVKGIVPRDCSYFNSNAVPLKLSFQNVDPLGENIRVIFKCGDDLRQDMLTLQMIRIMSKIWVQEGLDMRMVIFRCFSTGRGRGMVEMIPNAETLRKIQVEHGVTGSFKDRPLADWLQKHNPGEDEYEKAVENFIYSCAGCCVATYVLGICDRHNDNIMLKTTGHMFHIDFGRFLGHAQMFGNIKRDRAPFVFTSDMAYVINGGDKPSSRFHDFVDLCCQAYNLIRKHTHLFLNLLGLMLSCGIPELSDLEDLKYVYDALRPQDTEANATTYFTRLIESSLGSVATKLNFFIHNLAQMKFTGSDDRLTLSFAPRTHTLKSSGRISDVFLCRHEKIFHPNKGYVYVVKVMRENAHEATYIQRTFEEFQELHNKLRLLFPSSLLPSFPSRFVIGRSRGEAVAERRREELNRYIWHLTHAAPEVAECDLVYTFFHPLPRDDKATGTSPAPKSSATAAGWK; this is encoded by the exons ATGTCTTCGACTCAGGGCAATGGGGAACACTGGAAGTCCCTGGAGTCGGTGGGCATCAGCCGCAAAGAGCTGGCCATGGCCGAAGCCCTGCAGATGGAGTATGATGCACTGTCCCAGCTCCGGCACGACAAGGAGGAGAACAGAGCCAAGCAGAGCACAGACCCCACTCTCATCAGCTGGGACGAGCCCGTCCTAGACTTCTACAGCAAGCCGGCGGGGAGGCAGAAGGACCTTAAGCTCTTACGCGGTCTTTCTGGCTCTGATCCTACCCTCAATTACAACTCGCTGTCCCCACAGGAAGGGTTATCCAACCACTCTACCTCCCAGGGCTCCCAGCCTGGCCCAGATCCCTGGCCCAAAGGCTCTCTGGCTGGAGACTATCTCTATATTTTTGATGGTTCAGATGAGGGGCTTTCTTTGTCCCCAGGACCAGGAGATATAGATGGCTCCTCCAAGAAACTGTCCCCACCTCCTTTGCCACCCCGAGTCTCTATCTGGGACACCCCTCCTTTGCCTCCCCGAAAGGGGTCTCCCTCATCCTCCAAGATCTCCCAGCCCAATGACGTCAACACTTTTTCTTCGGTCGAGCACCCTCCAGGCAAACTGCTAGGGCGTCGCATCCTAGAAGAGGACgaggagctggggggtgggggtccggGGCGCCTCCTGGGGCCTGTGGACTATGACGGGATCAATGATGCGATTACACGGCTCAACCTGAAGTCAACCTACGATGCAGAAATGTTGCGTGACACCaccaggggctggaaggagggcCGGGGGCCCCTGGACTTCGGCAAGGACACTCCCGGAAAACCCGTGGCCCGGAGCAAGACCATGCCCCCTCAGGTGCCGCCCCGAACCTATGCCTCCCGCTATGCCAACCGAAAAAATACGACACCTGGCAAGAACCGCCGGATTTCCGCTGCTCCG GTGGGCTCCCGGCCCCATGCTGTCACCAATGGCCATGAGTTGTTTGAGGTCTCAGAGGAGAGAGATGAGGAAGTTGCTGCGTTTTGCCACATGCTGGATAT CCTTCGATCTGGCTCTGACATCCAAGACTACTCCCTCACCGGATATGTCTGGAGTGCTGTCACCCCCAGCCCCGAGCACCTTGGGGATGAAGTCAACCTGAAGGTGACCGTGTTGTGTGACAGCCTACGGGAGCCACTCACTTTTACCTGCAact GTTCTTCCACGGTAGACTTGCTCATCCACCAGACCCTGTGCTACACCCATGATGAACTGAGAGATGTGGACGTGGGGGACTTTGTGCTGAAGCCCTGTGGGCTGGAGGAGTTCCTGCAGAA CAAGCATGCCCTGGGCAGCCATGAGTACATTCAGTACTGCCGCAAGTTTGACATCGACATTCGACTACAGCTGATGGAGCAGAAAGCTGTACGCAGTGACCTGGCCCGGACG GTGAATGATGACCAGAGCCCCTCCACCTTGAACTACCTCGTCCATCTGCAAGAGAGGCCAGTCAAACAGACCATCAGCAG GCAGGCCCTGAGTCTTCTGTTCGACACATACCACAACGAAGTTGATGCTTTCCTGCTGGCTGAT GGGGACTTCCCACTGAAGGCCGACAGGGTGGTCCAGTCCGTCAAGGCCATCTGCAACGCCCTAGCCGCCGTAGAGACCCCTGAGATCACCAACGCCCTCAACCagctgcccccctgcccctcccgcatGCAGCCAAAAATTCAGAAG GATCCCAGTGTCTTGGCTGTGAGGGAAAACCGAG AGAAGGTCGTGGAAGCTCTAACAGCTGCCATCTTGGATCTGGTGGAGCTATACTGCAGCACTTTCAATGCTGACTTCCAGACAGCCGTGCCCGGGAGCCGCAAGCACGATCTGGTCCAGGAGGCCTGCCACTTCACCGGGCCCCTGGCCTTCACCGTCTATGCCACCCACCGCATCCCCATCACCTGGGCCACCAG CTATGAAGATTTCTACCTCTCCTGCTCCCTCAGCCATGGCGGGAGGGAACTGTGCAGCCCCCTGCACACGCGAAGGGCTCACTTCTCCAAGTACCTCTTCCACCTCATCATCTGGGACCAGCA GATCTGCTTCCCTGTGCAGGTGAACCGGCTGCCTCGGGAGACCCTGCTGTGTGCCACGCTCTATgctctgcccatccccctgcctgGGAGCTCCTCTGAGGCCAATAAGCAGCGGCGTGTGCCCGAAGCCCTGGGCTGGGTCACTACCCCACTCTTCAATTTCAGGCA AGTCCTGACCTGTGGTCGGAAGCTTCTGGGCTTATGGCCAGCAACACAGGAAAACCCCAGTGCCCGTTGGAGCGCGCCTAATTTCCACCAGCCAGATAGCGTCATCCTGCAG ATTGACTTCCCCACCTCAGCCTTCGACATCAAGTTCACCAGCCCCCCTGGAGACAAGTTCAGCCCCCGCTATGAGTTTGGCAGCCTCCGGGAGGAAGACCAGCGTGTGCTTAAGAACATCATGCAGAAGGAGTCCTTGTACTG GCTCACTGATGCTGACAAGAAGCGCCTGTGGGAGAAGCGATACTATTGCCACTCGGAGGTGAGCTCACTCCCCCTGGTGCTCGCCAGCGCCCCCAGCTGGGAGTGGGCTTGCCTGCCCGACATCTATGCTCTCCTGAAGCAGTGGACCCACATGAACCACCAGGATGCCCTGGGGCTCCTGCATGCCAC CTTCCCGGACCAGGAGGTGCGTCGTATGGCCGTCCAGTGGATCGGCTCGCTGTCGGATGCTGAACTCCTCGACTACTTGCCGCAGCTCGTGCAG GCCCTGAAGTATGAGTGCTACCTGGACAGCCCCTTGGTGCGATTCCTCCTGAAACGAGCCGTCTCGGACTTGAGAGTGACCCATTACTTCTTCTG GTTGCTGAAGGATGGCCTCAAGGACTCTCAGTTCAGCATCCGCTACCAATATCTGCTGGCAGCCTTGTTGTGCTGCTGTGGCAAGGGTCTGAGAGAGGAATTTAACCGCCAGTGCTGGCTTGTCAACACCCTGGCTAAGCTGGCCCAGCAGGTCCGAGAGGCTGCCCCGTCTGCACGGCag gGGATCCTCCGCACgggcctggaggaggtgaggcagTTCTTTGCCCTCAACGGCTCCTGCCGCCTGCCACTCAGCCCTAGTCTGCTGGTTAAGGGCATCGTGCCCAGG GACTGTTCCTACTTCAACTCCAACGCCGTCCCCCTCAAGCTCTCCTTCCAAAACGTGGATCCCCTGGGTGAGAACATCCGTGTCATCTTCAAG TGCGGGGACGACCTTCGCCAGGACATGCTAACCCTGCAGATGATTCGCATCATGAGCAAGATCTGGGTCCAAGAGGGGCTGGATATGCGCATGGTCATTTTCCGCTGCTTCTCCACTGGCCGGGGGAGAG GGATGGTGGAGATGATCCCCAATGCTGAGACGCTGCGCAAGATCCAGGTGGAGCACGGGGTGACCGGTTCCTTCAAGGACCGGCCCCTGGCAGACTGGCTGCAGAAACACAACCCCGGGGAGGACGAGTATGAGAAG gcTGTGGAGAACTTCATCTACTCCTGTGCTGGCTGCTGCGTGGCCACGTACGTCTTGGGCATCTGTGACCGGCACAATGACAATATCATGCTGAAGACCACGGGCCACATGTTCCACATAGATTTTGGCCGCTTCCTGGGCCATGCACAGATGTTTGGCAACATCAAGCG GGACCGTGCCCCCTTTGTCTTCACCTCGGATATGGCGTATGTCATCAACGGGGGTGACAAGCCTTCCAGCCGCTTCCATGATTTTGTTGACCTTTGCTGCCAAGCCTACAACCTCATTCGCAAGCACACCCACCTCTTCCTCAACCTTCTGGGCCTG ATGTTGTCCTGTGGGATCCCCGAGCTCTCAGACCTGGAGGACCTCAAATATGTGTATGATGCTCTGAGGCCTCAGGACACAGAGGCCAACGCTACTACCTACTTCACTAG GTTGATTGAGTCCAGCCTGGGCAGTGTAGCCACAAagctcaatttcttcatccataatCTGGCTCAGATGAAATTCACAGGCTCAGACGACCGGCTGACCCTTTCCTTTGCCCCCCGAACACACACGCTCAAGAGCTCTGGCCGCATCAGTGATGTTTTCCTCTGCCGCCACGAGAAGATTTTCCACCCCAACAAGGGCTAT GTTTATGTGGTGAAGGTGATGCGAGAGAATGCTCACGAGGCCACTTACATCCAACGGACGTTTGAAGAGTTCCAGGAATTACACAATAAGCTGCGGctgctctttccttcttccctcttgcCCAG CTTCCCTAGTCGCTTCGTGATTGGCCGCTCGAGGGGAGAGGCGGTGGCCGAGCGGCGGAGGGAGGAGTTAAACCGCTACATCTGGCACTTGACCCACGCAGCCCCCGAGGTGGCCGAG TGTGATTTGGTATACACCTTTTTCCACCCCCTGCCCCGAGATGACAAGGCTACGGGCACCAGCCCAGCTCCTAAGTCCTCAG